The following proteins are co-located in the Vigna unguiculata cultivar IT97K-499-35 chromosome 9, ASM411807v1, whole genome shotgun sequence genome:
- the LOC114163791 gene encoding protein arginine N-methyltransferase 1.5 — protein sequence MPLGERSGDKSESRYCGVETDFNDDMPHVLHFNLYTGSFDFVVAPLMDPSYRPSLVQKDVVGSGVLPFAGSDLVLSPSQWSSHVVGKISSWIDLDSEDETLRIDSETTLKQEIAWASHLSLQACLLPSPKGTSCANYARCVNQILQGANNIQLWLRIPLVKPDVDSMDEKSVTLDDSWESWNSFRLLCEHHSQLSVALDILSTLPSTNSLGRWFGEPVRAAILNTDCFLTNSHGCPCLSKRHQRLISGFFNHSIQIIISGNSVHPNASMDANDTSDKNSQRHPLRPYLDYVGYLYQRMDPLPEQERFELGYRDFLQSPLQPLMDNLEAQTYETFEKDSVKYIHYQRAVSKALLDRVPDEEASAKIIVLMVVGAGRGPLVRASLQAAEETGRRLKVYAVEKNPNAVVTLHALVKLEGWEDTVTIVSCDMRHWNAAEKADILVSELLGSFGDNELSPECLDGAQRFLKQDGISIPSSYTSFLQPVTASKLYNDVKAHKDLVHFETAYVVKLHNVARLAPSQSVFTFTHPKRSEHENNQRYKKLSFEIPSDTGSAMVHGFAGYFDATLYKDVHLGIEPSTATPNMFSWFAIFFPLRAPICVSPGSTLEVHFWRCCGSTKVWYEWGVTSPSSTPIHNSNGRSYWVGL from the exons ATGCCTCTCGGAGAAAGGTCAGGGGATAAGAGCGAGTCTCGCTACTGCGGTGTGGAGACCGATTTCAACGATGACATGCCACACGTCCTCCACTTCAACCTCTATACTGGAAGCTTCGATTTCGTTGTTGCTCCTCTG ATGGATCCTTCTTATCGACCAAGTTTAGTGCAAAAAGATGTTGTGGGGTCTGGTGTTCTGCCATTTGCTGGGTCAGATTTGGTCTTGAGTCCATCCCAATGGAGTAGTCATGTAGTGG GAAAAATTAGCTCATGGATAGACCTGGATTCAGAGGATGAAACCCTGAGAATAGATTCTGAAACTACACTTAAACAAGAAATTGCTTGGGCTTCTCATCTCTCTTTACAG gCCTGCCTGCTTCCTTCTCCCAAAGGAACTTCTTGTGCCAATTATGCTAGATGTGTTAATCAAATCTTACAGGGTGCAAATAATATTCAG CTGTGGCTTAGGATTCCATTGGTTAAGCCTGATGTCGACTCTATGGATGAAAAATCTGTTACTTTG GACGACTCTTGGGAATCTTGGAATTCATTTCGTCTGCTGTGCGAGCATCATAGTCAACTCTCAGTTGCACTTGATATTTT GAGTACTCTTCCATCCACAAATTCACTTGGGCGTTGGTTTGGGGAGCCTGTTAGAGCAGCTATATTAAATACTGAT TGCTTCCTAACTAATTCTCATGGGTGTCCATGCCTCTCCAAGCGTCACCAGAGGTTAATTTCCGGGTTTTTTAACCATTCTATACAG ATCATTATATCCGGAAATTCTGTTCATCCAAACGCAAGTATGGATGCAAATGACACTTCTGATAAAA ATTCACAAAGACATCCCTTGCGGCCCTATCTGGACTACGTTGGATATCTATACCAAAGAATGGATCCTCTTCCTGAGCAAGAACGTTTTGAG CTTGGTTACAGGGATTTTTTACAGTCACCCTTGCAA CCTTTGATGGATAATTTGGAAGCTCAGACTTACGAGACTTTTGAGAAAGATTCGGTGAAATACATTCAT TATCAGCGAGCAGTTAGTAAAGCATTATTGGACAGGGTTCCTGATGAAGAGGCATCTGCTAAAATCATT GTATTGATGGTTGTTGGGGCAGGGCGTGGGCCTCTTGTGCGGGCATCATTGCAG GCCGCTGAAGAAACTGGGCGGAGGCTCAAAGTTTATGCAGTTGAAAAGAATCCAAATGCAGTTGTTACCCTGCAT GCATTGGTCAAGTTAGAAGGATGGGAGGACACTGTCACCATAGTCTCATGTGACATGCGACATTGGAATGCCGCTGAAAAAGCTGACATATTG GTTAGTGAATTGCTAGGTTCTTTTGGTGACAATGAACTTTCTCCCGAGTGTCTAGATGGAGCCCAAAGGTTTCTAAAGCAAGATGGAATTTCAATACCATCTTC GTATACAAGTTTCCTCCAACCAGTGACAGCGTCGAAGTTGTATAATGAT GTTAAGGCGCATAAAGATCTTGTACATTTTGAAACTGCTTATGTTGTGAAATTACACAATGTTGCCAGACTTGCACCATCGCAATCT GTTTTTACATTTACTCATCCAAAACGCTCTGAACATGAAAACAATCAGCGTTATAAAAAGTTGAGTTTTGAGATTCCAAGTGACACTGGATCTGCAATGGTACACG GATTTGCTGGTTACTTTGATGCGACACTTTACAAGGATGTGCATCTTGGAATTGAACCTTCAACAGCAACACCAAACATGTTCAGTTG GTTTGCAATATTTTTCCCATTGAGGGCACCCATTTGTGTAAGCCCTGGTTCTACTCTCGAAGTTCATTTTTGGCGCTGTTGTGGTTCTACCAAG GTTTGGTATGAGTGGGGTGTTACTTCTCCTTCGTCGACCCCAATTCACAATAGTAATGGACGTTCATACTGGGTTGGGCTTTAG